One genomic region from Anopheles bellator chromosome 2, idAnoBellAS_SP24_06.2, whole genome shotgun sequence encodes:
- the LOC131212270 gene encoding tubulin beta chain-like has translation MREIVHIQAGQCGNQIGAKFWEIISNEHGIDATGLYVGDCDLQLERINVYYNEAGNGNRNGKYVPRAILVDLEPGTMDSVRSGPFGQLFRPDNFSFGQSGAGNNWAKGHYTEGAELVDSVLDVVRKEAEGCDCLQGFQLTHSLGGGTGSGMGTLLISKIREEYPDRIMNTFSVFPSPKVSDTVVEPYNATLSVHQLVENTDESYCIDNEALYDICFRTLKLTTPTYSDLNHLVSAAMSGVTTCLRFPGQLNADLRKLAVNMVPFPRLHFFITGFAPLTSRGAQQYRALTVPELTQQMFDAKNMMAACDPRHGRYLTVAAIFRGRMSMKEVDEQMMNVQNKNSSYFVEWIPNNVKTAVCDIPPRGLKMSSTFIGNSTAIQEIFKRIGEQFTAMFRRKAFLHWYTGEGMDEMEFTEAESNMNDLVSEYQQYQEATADDEGEMDEEEEAVED, from the coding sequence ATGCGTGAAATCGTGCACATTCAAGCAGGACAGTGCGGAAATCAGATTGGGGCCAAGTTCTGGGAAATAATCTCGAACGAACACGGTATCGATGCTACGGGTCTTTACGTTGGCGACTGCGATCTACAGCTTGAGCGCATAAACGTGTACTACAACGAAGCTGGCAATGGCAATCGCAATGGCAAGTATGTACCTCGTGCGATCTTAGTTGACCTCGAACCCGGCACTATGGACTCCGTTCGTTCGGGACCATTTGGGCAGCTATTCCGCCCAGACAACTTTTCATTTGGTCAATCTGGCGCGGGCAACAATTGGGCTAAGGGCCATTACACCGAAGGAGCTGAACTGGTAGATTCTGTGTTGGATGTGGTGCGCAAAGAAGCGGAAGGTTGCGATTGTCTACAAGGATTCCAATTAACCCATTCCCTGGGCGGTGGAACCGGTTCGGGGATGGGGACGCTGTTAATTTCGAAAATTCGCGAAGAGTACCCGGATCGTATCATGAACACCTTCTCAGTCTTTCCATCGCCAAAGGTGTCCGATACGGTGGTCGAACCTTACAATGCTACTCTCAGTGTGCACCAGCTGGTTGAGAACACTGACGAAAGCTACTGCATTGACAACGAGGCGCTATACGATATCTGTTTCAGAACATTGAAACTCACCACACCGACTTATAGCGATCTGAACCATCTAGTTTCCGCCGCCATGTCCGGTGTAACTACGTGCCTCCGCTTTCCCGGTCAGCTAAATGCTGATCTTCGAAAGCTTGCCGTCAATATGGTGCCATTCCCGCGgctacatttttttatcacgGGTTTTGCACCCCTGACATCCCGTGGTGCCCAGCAGTATCGTGCTCTGACCGTTCCGGAATTGACTCAGCAGATGTTTGACGCGAAAAACATGATGGCCGCTTGCGATCCGCGCCATGGTCGGTATCTGACCgtggccgccattttccgCGGCCGTATGTCGATGAAAGAGGTTGACGAGCAGATGATGAACGTCCAGAATAAAAACAGTAGCTACTTCGTCGAGTGGATCCCGAATAACGTGAAGACGGCGGTTTGCGACATTCCGCCACGTGGCCTGAAGATGTCGTCCACGTTCATTGGTAACTCCACGGCGATCCAGGAAATATTCAAACGTATTGGCGAACAGTTTACGGCCATGTTTCGACGCAAGGCGTTCCTGCACTGGTACACTGGCGAGGGCATGGACGAGATGGAATTTACAGAGGCCGAGAGTAACATGAACGATCTCGTGTCCGAATATCAGCAGTACCAAGAAGCGACGGCCGATGATGAAGGAGAAAtggacgaagaagaggaagcagttgaagattaa
- the LOC131209743 gene encoding UDP-galactose transporter senju, translating to MTTSTRINWGELFPTRKSVFIFLTYMSLFVSQGILVTASQRADNSYSYNTVLVVLLTEVLKLVISAGLYCRENSFVSLIARIVEGSSVLLLYFVPAFLYCLYNNLAFVNLSTFDPTTYYLLLQLRVVITGVLFQIIFKKYLSRKQWFSLLLLTIGCMLKQWNFSSLFLASPHETPQTEGANNAAGKSQPMPDTPLETGPDGTFRGKNISGFDLSFSAVFILVQTVCSCLAGVYNEYLLKRKGSDINIYVQNVFMYLDSIVCNLLLLLLQGELVSVFTGDHLREVARLEVLIIMLNNAAIGIITSFFLKYMNSILKTFASALELMFTAVLCYLLFSIPIYVNTMLAIAVVSYAIYLYSLNPVVNLANSNSGGSRSSLHADDRKTLLKGGSKRNRSGDVNVSDTEDENDHRMAEV from the exons ATGACCACGAGTACGCGGATCAATTGGGGAGAGTTGTTTCCCACCCGCAAGAGTGTCTTCATTTTTCTTACGTACATGTCACTGTTTGTTAGCCAGG GCATTCTGGTGACGGCATCCCAGCGCGCCGATAATTCATACAGCTACAATACGGTTCTGGTGGTTTTGCTGACGGAAGTGCTGAAGCTAGTGATATCAGCCGGTCTTTACTGCCGCGA AAATAGCTTCGTATCGCTTATCGCACGAATTGTGGAGGGAAGTAGCGTGTTGCTCTTGTACTTTGTTCCTGCTTTTCTCTACTGTCTGTACAATAATTTGGCGTTCGTTAATCTCTCGACTTTCGACCCCACGACGTACTACTTACTCTTGCAGTTGCGCGTCGTAATCACGGGCGTATTGTTTCAG atTATATTTAAGAAATATCTCAGCCGAAAGCAGTGGTTTTCTCTACTGCTGTTGACTATCGGTTGTATGCTGAAACAATGGAACTTTTCCAGTCTGTTTTTGGCAAGCCCACACGAAACACCACAAACCGAGGGTGCTAATAATGCAGCAGGGAAGTCGCAGCCTATGCCCGATACGCCGTTAGAAACCGGTCCAGATGGAACATTCCGCGGTAAAAACATCTCCGGGTTTGACTTGAGCTTCAGCGCTGTATTCATCCTGGTGCAGACAGTTTGTTCTTGCTTGGCGGGAGTGTACAACGAGTACCTGCTGAAGCGGAAAGGATCGGACATTAACATCTATGTGCAAAATGTGTTCATGTATCTCGATTCCATCGTCTGCAACctgcttctgttgctgctgcagggcGAACTAGTGAGTGTTTTCACCGGTGACCATTTGCGAGAGGTTGCACGGTTGGAGGTGCTGATTATTATGCTTAATAATGCTGCTATTGGTATCATAACGAGCTTTTTTCTCAAGTACATGAACTCGATTCTGAAAACGTTCGCCAGTGCGCTCGAGCTGATGTTTACTGCTGTTCTGTGCTACTTGCTGTTTTCAATACCGATCTATGTGAACACAATGCTCGCGATCGCCGTTGTATCGTACGCAATCTATCTGTACTCGTTAAATCCAGTGGTTAATCTGGCTAACAGCAATAGCGGTGGTTCTAGGTCCTCGTTACATGCGGACGATCGGAAGACATTGCTCAAAGGCGGTAGCAAACGAAATCGATCAGGTGACGTGAACGTAAGCGATACGGAAGACGAAAACGATCATCGGATGGCAGAAGTGTGA